In Nevskiales bacterium, the sequence GGCCACGTTCAGCACCATCCCCACGCGCAGGGCATCCTCGGCCGCCGGCGTGCCGTCCACGACGATGTCGGCACGATCGGTGGCGAACCTGATGCCGTTGACGTACACGCTGCCGAAACCGCTGACAGTGCCCTCGCTGAAGCCGGTGCCCTCGACCCCAGCCTGCGGACTGCCGGTGCCTTCGATCCCGCCGCAGCCGGCCAGCCCCAGGGTCAGCATCAACGACGTCAGTGTGGAGAAACGGGCGTTCATGGCGCGTCGTCTTTGCCCGGCGGCGGATCCTGGAAGAAGTAGATGCCCACGCCGGTGCGCACGGCCTCGTCGCGCGCCTTGTCGCGCGGCCCGGCCTCGTGCGCCGACAGCCAGTCGTCCAGCGATTCCAGGAAACGCTGGCCGCGCTCGGCCACGATGCGGCGCAGGATCGGGATCATCCGCAGCGGGATGTGCTCGCTGAATACCGTGCGCTGGAAGCGCGCCGGCTCGCCGTCGCGCGTCAGGTTGTGGTCGATGGTGGCGATGAGATCGTGGACCGCCGTGCCGAGCATGCGCAGGCCCTCGAGATCGCCCGCGGCCGGCACATAGGCGCGCGACAGCACGCGCACGCGGTCCTTGCCTTCCAGCCGCACGGCGTTCACGCGCCGCAACTCCTCCAGCAGCGCGCGCGGCGGCATGCCGCCGCTGTAGCGGCGCACCAGCTCGTCGAAGCCGCCCTCGCCGGACAGCGTCAGCACGCGCGGCTCGCCGTCCGGGCCGGTGAAATCGGGATCGCGGTACCAGCCGGACAGCACGCGGGTGGCGCGGTTGATGTTGGCATGCCGCTCGCCAGCCTCCGCCTCGCGCAGCGCGCGCACCTCCTTGCGCGTCAGGCCCGTCAGGATGGCCACGCGCGAATCGGTCGATTTCTTGCCGGGCAGCGCGAAATCCTCGCGCGCGGTCTCGGCATACACCGCCTTGACGATGTCCATGAAATCGCCATAGGCCATGCCGTGGCGCAGCAGCACGCGCACCAGCGGCCGCAGCAGATGGCGCAGTGCGGCGGCGAGTTTGGTCTTGGCGGGATCGGTGCTCATGGGATGGGAATCCTATCCCAGATACAACCTGGGGATAATCGTAATTCTTTACTAATGCCTCATGCCCCCCGCGCCAGCAGGCGGTCCATGGCATGCAGGGCCTGGTCGGCATATTGCCCGCCGAACAGATTGAAATGGTTGAGGATATGGTAAAGCTGGTACAAGTCCCGGCGGACTTCTGCGTAGCCGGGGTCGAGCGGCCAGGCCGCCTGGTAGGTGGCCAGCGTGGCGCCGCCGAAACCGCCGAACAGCTCCATCATGGCGATCTCAGCCTCGCGGTCGCCGTAGTACACGGCCGGATCGAAAATCACCGGCCGGCCCTGGCTGTCCTGGGCCGCGTTGCCGGCCCACAGGTCGCCGTGCAGCAGCGAGGCCGCGGGCCGGTGGCCGGCCAGCAGGCGGTCGAGCGCCGCCAGCAGACGCGCGCCGGGCTCTGCCAGCCGCTGGTCCTTCTTCTGCGCCAGCCGGAGCTGGAAGCCGAGCCGCTGCTCGCGCCAGAAGTGCACCCAGTCGCCGTCCGGCGTGTTTTTCTGCCGCGTGGTGCCGAGCGTGTTGTCGTGGCTCCAGCCGTACAGTGCGCTGGTCACGCGGTGCTGCGCGGCCAGCTGCTCGCCCAGCAGGGCCTCCGATTTGCCGGCCAGCGGCTTGAGCTCGAGCCATTCCAGCACCAGGTAGGCCTGCGCACCCTGGCGCCCCCAGCACAGCGGCTGCGGCACACGCAGCGCACCGGCGCGCCGCAGCTCCTCCAGGCCGAGGGCCTCGGCCTCGAACATGCCGGCACAGTCCGCGCGGTTCAGCTTGAGAAAGTACGACTGCCGGTCGCCGCGCAGGCGCAGGGCGCGGTGGATGCAACCGCCACCGACCGGCTCGCGCGCGCGCACGGTGAAGGATTCGCCCGCGGCGCAGGTGATCTGCCAGGCGAGATCGGCCCAGTCGAGTTCGGTGTCAGACACGTCAAGATTCATCCCGGCTCAACTCTAGCAAGCGCCGGCTCAGCCGCGTACCCAGGCCGATACGCGCACAGACCTCGCGCAGCTGCGCGGCGTCCGACCCGCGCCAGTGCAGGCTGTCCGCCCGTGCCGGCAACGGCACATCGCGCAGGACGCGGCACAGTTCGCGCGAGAGATAGGCGGCGTCGCGGCCCTCTTCCAGCCGCCGGCGCAGCTGCGGGCCGCGCCGCAGCCGTTCGACCCGTGGCAGGCAGGCATAGAGATTGTCGAGGTCGCGGAACTGCCGCAGCAGCA encodes:
- a CDS encoding fructosamine kinase family protein → MSDTELDWADLAWQITCAAGESFTVRAREPVGGGCIHRALRLRGDRQSYFLKLNRADCAGMFEAEALGLEELRRAGALRVPQPLCWGRQGAQAYLVLEWLELKPLAGKSEALLGEQLAAQHRVTSALYGWSHDNTLGTTRQKNTPDGDWVHFWREQRLGFQLRLAQKKDQRLAEPGARLLAALDRLLAGHRPAASLLHGDLWAGNAAQDSQGRPVIFDPAVYYGDREAEIAMMELFGGFGGATLATYQAAWPLDPGYAEVRRDLYQLYHILNHFNLFGGQYADQALHAMDRLLARGA
- a CDS encoding DUF6502 family protein; the encoded protein is MSTDPAKTKLAAALRHLLRPLVRVLLRHGMAYGDFMDIVKAVYAETAREDFALPGKKSTDSRVAILTGLTRKEVRALREAEAGERHANINRATRVLSGWYRDPDFTGPDGEPRVLTLSGEGGFDELVRRYSGGMPPRALLEELRRVNAVRLEGKDRVRVLSRAYVPAAGDLEGLRMLGTAVHDLIATIDHNLTRDGEPARFQRTVFSEHIPLRMIPILRRIVAERGQRFLESLDDWLSAHEAGPRDKARDEAVRTGVGIYFFQDPPPGKDDAP